TTGCAAATCAACTGGTTCATAGAAAAGGTAATTAGAAAATTGTTGCCATTCCTTCTCTTTACCAGATATTTTATTGGCAAGCTTAACTTTCATCTTTTCTTTAAACTCATTATCAGTCCAAGGTCTTCTCGCACAACCAACTATTCCAAATTCACTAGGAATTCTTCTTTGCAAATAAAGTTCAAATAGGGCTGGTATTAATTTTCTATGAGTAAGGTCTCCACTAGCACCAAAGATTACCAGGCATTGAGGAGCTATGACTCTTTCCTGTCGTAAGCCTAATCTAAGAGGATTACTTAAAGTTGAAGGCATATCATTAGTATTCTTATCTTAAAATCCTCTTTTTTTCTAAGATTAGCTACATATTGTGTCTAAACCAAAAAGTATCTCAAAGGTTAAACTTAAATCTAAATATCAAATATTTAGTAAGTTTCTACGTGCCATCTTCCTGCTTTTTTTAGTTGAGGTCTTAATTCTGCCCAGTTCAATCCTTTTTCTTCTGCCGCCTTAGTCATAGCTTCATCTATTCCAGGTTCCATACCCTTTAACCCACATAGATATATATGTGTCTTCTCATTTTCAATCATATTGAAAAGCTCGTTTGCTGATTCTAAAACCCTGTCTTGAATATACATTCTTCCCCCTTTTGAATTTTGCTGCTCACGACTAATAGCTTTTGTATATTTAAAATTATCTGGATAATCAGTAAGATATCTTTGTAGATCCTCCTCGTATAACAAATTTGCTGATTTTGGGGCGCCCATAAATAACCAAGCTTTACCCTTAAAGTTCCATTTATTTTTTTCTTTTTCAGATGCTTCGAACATCCTTCTTAAATAAGCTCTCATAGGCGCTATTCCAGTCCCAGTAGCCAACATAATGATGTTTGCATCCTCTTCATCTGGTAGAAGCATTTCCTTACCTACAGGACCAGTTATTTTTACTTTATCTCCAGGCTTAATATCGCATAAGTAAGTGGAACAAACACCATTAATAGTTTCGCCATCCTTTTCATACTGGAGCTGTCTAACACAAAGGGAAACTGTATTTCCTTTAAAATCATCTCCATGCCTTGTGCTAGCTATAGAATAAAGTCTTAATTTATGAGGCTTTCCATTAGCATCTTCTCCCGCGGGCATTATACCAATACTTTGGCCTTCAACATAATTTAAAAATGGATCACTATCTTTGAGATCGAAAGTTATGTGATTTACTCTCCCAATAGCTCCTTCTTTAAGAAGACTGTAGTTTTCAATTACCGTACCTTCATAAGGTGTCTTTGGTCTATAGATATTTACTGGTACATCAGCATGTTTCTTCTTAACTAGTGTGCTAGTTGCTGGCTTTGCAATAGGATCAGGCTTAGGAGCTGATTTTTGTTCAACAGGCTTTACCTGAGACTTTTTTAGTTTTAGATCTTGAGGTAAATTTGAGCGTCTTTTACTGAAAGATTTCTGAATAAAAGTAAAAACTCCTATTAATACTGGTATATGAGCTAAGCCACCTGCAATAACTGTTGATTGTGAATACATTTTTTAGTTTTCTTTATATAAAAGATTATCAATTTGTAGTTTAAATTGTTGTGATTTTACAAAAATGGTTACGTTTTGAGATCGGAATAAAAAATTAAAATTATTTTTATTTTTCATTATTTGTTGTTTTTATTTGTATAGTTACACAGAAATAATTTTTTATCTGATTAAAAAATTGATTAATGATTAATCCTCAAGAATCAGTAGATCACTCTAAAAAGAATGATTACAAGACAATTGAGCAAACAATGGAAAAGCTTTCTGGAGGGACAAGAAGACTTGCAGCTCAACTAACTACTTCAGCAAGTTTGGAATCTTTGTGGAATGTTTTAACAGATTATGATCGACTGAATCTCTACATCCCAAATCTATTGTCAAGCAAAAAAATATATCAAAAGAACAATAATGTTCACCTTAAACAAGTTGGCGCTCAAGATTTCCTTGGCATGAAATTTTCTGCAGAAGTAACTATAGATCTATTTGAAGATAAGGATCTTGGCCTTTTAAAATTTAATTTAATTAAAGGAGATTTCAGAAAATTTGAAGGTAGCTGGAAAATTCAAAACATTAAAAACACTTCAAAAAATTCATTAATCTATGATCTTACTGTACAAGGTTGTCAGTGGATGCCAATAGGTATGATAGAGAAAAGACTAAAAAAAGATCTTTCAGAAAATCTGCTTGCCGTAGATAGGCAAGCGAAATCATCTATAAAATAGTTTAAAACTTTTAAATAATAGCCCCAAGGGGATTCGAACCCCTGTCGCCTCCGTGAAAGGGAGGTGTCCTAGGCCTCTAGACGATGGGGCCAGGAAATTAGCATAACAGCTTATTAAAAATTAAGAGTAAGGCTAGCCTTTCGTCAAGTATTGTTGCTCTTTGTTTTGTCCTTGCCACACAGGAACTGTAAAATGGAAACAGGAACCTACACCAATTTCAGATACGACCCATATTCTTCCTCCATGGACTTCTACTATTCTCCTACATACGGACAATCCTATCCCAAATCCTGAAGTTCCTTCAGAAGTCTGTGGTAGCCGAACTCTATCAAGAAAAATTCTTTTTTGTTCACTCATAGGAATACCTACTCCTTTGTCACAAATTGTTATTTCTACCCATTGATTTGTCTTGTGAATCATTGTAATTTTTATCGCTCCAGAGTCTGCAGAAAATTTAATAGCATTTTCAATTAAATTTAGAAATACTTGCCTCATTCTTCTTTGATCTGCAAATACACTTGGCAGATCAGATGGGATATCAGTATCAATCTGAATATTCCTTAATCTCCAGAATTTTTCTAATTCGAGTATTACTTCAGCACTAATATTACCTAAGTCAATTTTCTGAGGATTAAATAACGCTTCCCATTTGGTTGTTCCAACCTCTAACAGATCTTGAGACAAGAGTTCAATCTCTTCTAGACGTCTTTTGATAACCTCTTGCAATTTTGAAATATCTATTTGTCCAAGTTTTTGGCTTTGAACAGCCAAAGTAGCTGCTGTTAAGGGAGTTCTTAATTCATGCGCGACCATTCTTAATAATCTTTCCTGAGATTCTATTCTTTTTGTTAATGTCTCATTTTCTTGTCTTAAAACAAGAAGTTCGTCTTCTAAAAGAAATTCTTTTTGAGTTCTTATTGAATCAATTTTGGATGGCTGCAAATTAATCCCTAGATTTTTTGTTAACCCTTCCTGATTCCACCTTGGCAACCATTTCTGCAATTGAGAGAAAATATTACTTCCAGCAAATATTTGCTTTGGAGATGGGGAAACCTTTATAAGAGCGGGAATGGCGACTAATCTATGTAATTCAAGTAATTCAGGCTGTTCCGTGGGGTCAGAAATCTGAAGAGATATCTCAAATCCACAATCATCTGATTCTAAATAAGCTATAAGGGACTTAATATCACCACTAGAAATTTGATTTCTAGATGCTACAAGTATTAATTTTAGTTCTTTTTTATCATTCAAATTGCTTGCCCTGAAGTGTTGAAAAGCTGTTAATCCTTATAAACACCTTAAGATATTTATTTTTATTCTACAAATAAGCTATGAAATAGATAGGACTTATTTATAAATGGTTGTTATTAATCAAAAGAAAAATATAAATTTTGGTGAAAATAATTCTCCAGAAATTAGTTTAAATAGCAATTTAAAAAGATGGTTTTCTAGAAATATTGGTTTATGGAAATCAAATAGAACATATTTTCTTGATGAAGTACAAAAAACTTATACTTTACGCATGAATATAAAAATAGAAGCTCTTGAGAATAAATCCGAATGGGAGTCGCAATATAAATTTACCTGGTATCCAGATAAGAAATATGATTTCTTTAAAGAAAATCCTCAATATAAAGAAAAAGGAGAAATGAAGGCATTTTTAAAAGGTCACCAACTTGTAAGGGAAAATTTTTATTTAAGTAGTGCTGGAGGCATATCAAACATTAAGCAAGTAGATGAACACGAAATGATTTTTGAATCTTCTTATGAAGATTGGTTTATTCTTGAACATACAAGGCTAGTAGATTCGGATAATTATAGATTTAGGGTTATATATTCATGGAACCAAAATAAGCTAAAAATAGTTGAAAATCATCACGAAATAAAAATTATTAAGTAAGTCTTTTTTATAAACTAATGTTAAATATAAAAATGTTATCTTTAAGGAAATATTAGTAGTTAATGGTTATTAATTTTTTTTCAAAAAAATTTCTTAAATTGTTAGGAGTTAGCCTTATTATACCCATTACACTTTTTGAGATTAATGCAATAAATAAACAAGTCAAAGCAGAAAACAAGACAATTCCTGCCTCTGAAAAAGATCTTTTCCTATATAGGCAAATGGGGGCATCTTATCTTTGTATAGCTTCAAAAGCTGAAGTAGATTTCAAAAAAGGTCTTGGAATTGCCAGTGCTACTTTTACAAATGTAATAATTGGAAAGCATGGTGGAGCTATAAAAGAATTAGGAAATGAAAAGCTTGACGAAAAAAAGTTATATAACGCAGGCTTATTTCAGATTGTTGGAAGTGCGCTTAATATTTGTCCTGAAAGTATTCCAAATAACGTAAAAAGTGATTATGAAAAAAGGTTAAAACAATTGGTAAAGGAAAGCAAAAAATAATCTTCTTGATTATCTAAACATTGAACTAACGGAACTTTCTTCGTGGATTCTCCAAATAGCTTCACCTAGCATATTTGCGACAGAAAGGACTTTTAATTGTGGGAAATTATCTTTAACAAGAACTGGTATACTGTTAGTCACAATAACTTGTTCGAATAAATCCTTAGTGCTTAATCTTTCATAAGAAGGCGGAGAAAAAACAGCATGTGAAGCACATGCGAATATTCTATTGGCACCTTCTTTCTTTAATAAATTGGCTCCAGAACAAATTGTGCCACCCGTATCTATCATATCGTCTATGAGAATAGCCGTTTTACCTCTGACTTCGCCAATAACTGTTAAACTTTCAGCGATATTGTGAGCTGCTCTCCTTTTATCAATGATAGCCAACGGAGCATCTTTCATTAATTTTGCGAATGCTCTTGCTCTTGCAACTCCCCCTACATCAGGAGAGACAACTACAACTTCCTTTAAATTTAAAGTTTCTAAATAATCAATTAATACAGGTGAACCATAAATATGATCGCATGGTATATCAAAATAACCTTGGATTTGAGCTGAATGCAAATCCATAGCAAGTACTCTATCGACTCCTGATTTCTCTAATAAATTAGCCGTGAGTTTTGCAGTTATAGATTCTCTCCCAGAAGTCTTTCTATCTGCTCTTGCATATCCAAAATAAGGGATTACAGCAGTTATTTGTCTGGCAGATGCCCTCTTGCAAGCATCAACCATAATCATAAGTTCCATTAAACTATCGTTTACTGGAGCGCATGTAGGTTGTATTAGGAATACATCACAACCTCTAATGGATTGCTGAATCTGAACATAGAGTTCTCCATCAGCAAATCTTTTAGATATTAAAGGTACATTTTCAATCCCTAAGTATGATGCAATTTCCTGGGCTAATTTAGGATTTGTTGTTCCACTTACTAGCCTTAATCTACTATTAGTTAGATTAAAATTCGGTTCTTTATTCTGCACTGCCGTGATGAAACTGGTCACGATATTAGCAATATAAATTATATTATCATCGTAATCGTTTATGTGAATTTCGCAAAAGATAATGACCAGATCTTTTCAAAAGTCAAAACTTTTAAGCAAAATACAAAATAAAATAAATTAAAATTTACTTTATTTTTAATTTATCCGAAAAATACTTTGAAGAATATTTGTCATTTAAAAATAATTTGTATATCTTTAAAATTAGAGAATTAATAACAATTATATTGCAAAGAATCAAAATATAATTTAAAAAAATGCCTATACAAACACCTCTTACAAAAAAATCTTTAGGCGTACTTATGCACCCTTCCTGTATACCAGGAGGAACTGTATGTGGAACTTTTGGT
This window of the Prochlorococcus sp. MIT 1314 genome carries:
- a CDS encoding ribose-phosphate pyrophosphokinase, translating into MTSFITAVQNKEPNFNLTNSRLRLVSGTTNPKLAQEIASYLGIENVPLISKRFADGELYVQIQQSIRGCDVFLIQPTCAPVNDSLMELMIMVDACKRASARQITAVIPYFGYARADRKTSGRESITAKLTANLLEKSGVDRVLAMDLHSAQIQGYFDIPCDHIYGSPVLIDYLETLNLKEVVVVSPDVGGVARARAFAKLMKDAPLAIIDKRRAAHNIAESLTVIGEVRGKTAILIDDMIDTGGTICSGANLLKKEGANRIFACASHAVFSPPSYERLSTKDLFEQVIVTNSIPVLVKDNFPQLKVLSVANMLGEAIWRIHEESSVSSMFR
- a CDS encoding SRPBCC family protein; this encodes MINPQESVDHSKKNDYKTIEQTMEKLSGGTRRLAAQLTTSASLESLWNVLTDYDRLNLYIPNLLSSKKIYQKNNNVHLKQVGAQDFLGMKFSAEVTIDLFEDKDLGLLKFNLIKGDFRKFEGSWKIQNIKNTSKNSLIYDLTVQGCQWMPIGMIEKRLKKDLSENLLAVDRQAKSSIK
- a CDS encoding FAD-binding oxidoreductase; this translates as MYSQSTVIAGGLAHIPVLIGVFTFIQKSFSKRRSNLPQDLKLKKSQVKPVEQKSAPKPDPIAKPATSTLVKKKHADVPVNIYRPKTPYEGTVIENYSLLKEGAIGRVNHITFDLKDSDPFLNYVEGQSIGIMPAGEDANGKPHKLRLYSIASTRHGDDFKGNTVSLCVRQLQYEKDGETINGVCSTYLCDIKPGDKVKITGPVGKEMLLPDEEDANIIMLATGTGIAPMRAYLRRMFEASEKEKNKWNFKGKAWLFMGAPKSANLLYEEDLQRYLTDYPDNFKYTKAISREQQNSKGGRMYIQDRVLESANELFNMIENEKTHIYLCGLKGMEPGIDEAMTKAAEEKGLNWAELRPQLKKAGRWHVETY
- a CDS encoding Villin headpiece domain-containing protein, which codes for MVINFFSKKFLKLLGVSLIIPITLFEINAINKQVKAENKTIPASEKDLFLYRQMGASYLCIASKAEVDFKKGLGIASATFTNVIIGKHGGAIKELGNEKLDEKKLYNAGLFQIVGSALNICPESIPNNVKSDYEKRLKQLVKESKK
- a CDS encoding histidine kinase → MNDKKELKLILVASRNQISSGDIKSLIAYLESDDCGFEISLQISDPTEQPELLELHRLVAIPALIKVSPSPKQIFAGSNIFSQLQKWLPRWNQEGLTKNLGINLQPSKIDSIRTQKEFLLEDELLVLRQENETLTKRIESQERLLRMVAHELRTPLTAATLAVQSQKLGQIDISKLQEVIKRRLEEIELLSQDLLEVGTTKWEALFNPQKIDLGNISAEVILELEKFWRLRNIQIDTDIPSDLPSVFADQRRMRQVFLNLIENAIKFSADSGAIKITMIHKTNQWVEITICDKGVGIPMSEQKRIFLDRVRLPQTSEGTSGFGIGLSVCRRIVEVHGGRIWVVSEIGVGSCFHFTVPVWQGQNKEQQYLTKG